A stretch of Episyrphus balteatus chromosome 2, idEpiBalt1.1, whole genome shotgun sequence DNA encodes these proteins:
- the LOC129909273 gene encoding uncharacterized protein LOC129909273, whose product MRNLYGNNNQSDQEELVENIFATSDENEDEDDDDNDEEEDEEEEDEDNDEDDDDDEQDVFSDRIHIDAETEELISISLVKSSSINKKNDCDNALLQMDRCPNIILREQQQRKQNLDAVRRTKSSFCLLLLFGMGLMVTSALLLVLIPLYQSQFIAESTKNNSHGMLLFVQPLATLFLILTTIICSAVFKWNIRLLKLPTIPGKKLIFISLCFGLASTLFIVGSYKRVACHLQDPLKGTALAFSLLFYFFFCTRLMGLQKIFSATTSVIGLFISVDYGLCDEFHCHGNVISFKEKMSHTGWQGRAFWALIYTFGISLWSLHIALLEGCFVDSNETNSKQTNFLKTISKFVSSHDDQQKILNDALSRDNDLETSTSKKNMHPMHVAMWVHIFGTIFALFFGYVDVFPITGTQIKTFTEHWIESKHTFQCHLNISSSNTVNFDLNSNNTSMQTTIMKSISKSPQQNIDINLVHKGISIHPNRTSRSSPIEANKHQHKISHLNAFLKYKNTTSNHLPSKSGNLKTVGHKNIKVDCSQNSGFYALILICTYVGFVACLFNFLSISQSAVFTVAMATGTLPFTGLFWSFYKLDTRNGLNAAIVWAPSVSGELICSLLGTPIVFLGIVFLFKSHYSDMLKQSHRSSHHKELVT is encoded by the exons atgagAAATCTTTACGGCAACAACAATCAATCCGATCAGGAAGAACTTgttgaaaacatttttgcaaCATCTGATGAAAATGAAGACGAAGATGACGACGACAATGACGAGGAGGaggatgaagaagaagaggatGAGGATAACGATgaagatgacgatgatgatgaacaAGATGTATTCTCAGATAGAATACATATAGATGCTGAAACGGAAGAGCTTATTTCGATATCTTTAGTTAAGTCATcaagtataaataaaaaaaatgactgcGATAATGCCTTACTGCAAATGGATCGATGTCCTAATATAATTCTACGCGAACAACAAcagcgaaaacaaaatttggatgCCGTTCGAAGAACCAAAAGCtcattttgtttacttttgttATTCGGAATGGGTTTGATGGTGACATCTGCATTACTACTGGTGCTAATTCCATTGTATCAGTCACAATTTATTGCTGAATCTACGAAAAATAACTCGCATGGGATGCTGCTTTTTGTGCAACCGCTTGCTacattatttcttattttaacaACAATTATTTGTTCGGCTGTTTTTAAATGGAACATAAGATTGCTGAAACTACCAACAATTCCTGGAAAAAA ATTAATTTTTATATCCTTGTGCTTTGGACTAGCTTCAACTTTATTTATTGTAGGATCGTATAAGAGAGTTGCTTGTCATTTACAAGATCCCTTAAAAGGAACTGCTTTAGCATTTTCGTTacttttttacttctttttttgcACACGAT tgATGGGTTTGCAGAAAATTTTCTCAGCTACAACAAGTGTTATTGGTTTGTTTATATCTGTGGACTATGGATTGTGTGATGAATTCCACTGCCATGGAAATGTGATTTCTTTTAAAGAGAAAATGTCCCATACCGGTTGGCAAGGACGGGCATTTTGGGCACTCATCTATACTTTCGGTATATCACTATGGTCTCTGCATATAGCTTTACTTGAAGGATGTTTCGTTGATTCT aatgAAACGAATTCAAAGCAAACAAATTTTCTCAAGACAATATCCAAATTTGTATCTAGCCATGACGATcaacagaaaattttaaatgatgcaTTATCAAGAGATAACGATTTAGAAACTTcgacaagtaaaaaaaatatgcatccTATGCATGTTGCTATGTGGGTGCATATTTTTGGTACAATATTCGCCTTATTTTTTGGCTATGTCGATGTGTTTCCAATTACAGGCACTCAA atcaaAACATTTACTGAGCATTGGATCGAATCAAAACATACGTTTCAGTGTCATTTAAATATTTCCTCATCCAACACTGTCAATTTCGATTTAAATTCCAACAACACTTCGATGCAAACGACAATAATGAAATCCATCTCAAAGTCGCCACAGCAAAACATTGACATTAATCTCGTCCATAAGGGTATTAGCATTCATCCAAATAGAACATCAAGATCATCTCCAATTGAAGCAAACAAACATCAGCATAAAATTTCACACTTG aATGCCTTTCTAAAGTACAAAAACACGACCTCGAATCATCTGCCTTCAAAGTCTGGCAATCTAAAAACTGTTGGacacaaaaacattaaagtaGACTGTAGCCAAAATAGTGGATTTTATGCTCTCATATTAATCTGTACCTATGTGGGCTTTGTAGCGTGCCTATTCAACTTTTTAAGTATCTCACAATCTGCAGTGTTTACTGTAGCAATGGCAACAGGGACACTTCCCTTTACTGGACTTTTTTGGTCCTTCTATAAATTGGATACCCGAAATGGCCTTA atGCAGCAATCGTCTGGGCACCATCTGTGTCAGGAGAACTCATTTGTTCTCTGCTCGGAACACCGATTGTGTTTTTAGGGATCGTTTTCCTATTTAAGTCGCACTACAGTGATATGCTGAAACAATCGCATCGATCTAGCCACCACAAGGAGTTGGTCACATAG